The Oncorhynchus gorbuscha isolate QuinsamMale2020 ecotype Even-year linkage group LG04, OgorEven_v1.0, whole genome shotgun sequence genome includes the window TTGATCTATTGCTGGGTTGAGGATTTCAAAGGAAAGATCAACTGACATTTTGTGGTTAATCATTTTGTGGTCCTCTTCGATCTGAGGACGAGGCTTATAAACATGCAATGTCTGAAGACACACTGTGGCCACTTAGGTGTGATTGCAAAGCAATACACAACTCTAGATTTCTTACATACTCATATTATTATTCGATTTATTCTGCTCGCTCAAGCCCTTAATAACGGCTTTAGTTATTAACGCAAAACCAATTTCCAAATGTGCAGACTGACAAAAATATTTTTGATAGCATGAATACTTTTTTAACTACaacaaaatgtaaatgtgttccCAATATATTTCAATGGCAATAAATGTGCCATAGATTTACATCGGAACATTTAGGACATTTAGGTGTATCTCCTCCTACACTATTTAAACGATCAACTTTGAAATGTTCAGACTGACCCATTATAGATTGTTTGCATGCAAGAATGTTGATAACATTTGTACTTTCTGAACTACAAACATTACACATATTAATAAACACTCCATAGGCTTGAATGGGAAGTATTTGGATTTGACAAATACACCATTTCAGCTATCAATGCCAAACTAACATTGAGATGTTCAGACTGACCCAACTAAATCCTAAACTTTGATCAACTATAACTATACAAATGTGCATAAATTAGCATAAAATAACCCACCAACAGTAACTTTTCAACTATACAAATGTGGATAAACCAGCTTTCAAATGTAAATTTACATATTAGAACAAATACCAACTCTAACCCTATCAGCTAAAAGCACGAAACCAACTTTCAAATGTGCAGACAGCCCCAACTTAAATTGTTTAAGAAATTATTTTTGATAGCATTCATACTTTTTGTACTAGAACAATATTTAAATGCGCTCCCAATGCATTTCAATGGCAATAAAAGGGCCATAGACTTACATGGGGAACATTTTGGCACGCATCTCCACTTACACGTTTAAGCTATCAACACCAAACCAACATTGAGATGTTCAGACTGACCCAAATTAGATTGCTTGCATTCAGATTCTTTATACTTTTTAACTATAACGGTTTTAAATTTGCTAAAATTAACATCACGTGCgctgcaaaatacatttagaaatgtatgttattcaattattgcgtcAACGAGCATCTGCATTGCCaggggctaaaatagaagtccttTCTATATCTGACACGGATCGCGCTGCAAgttctgcctctcccatctcattggtttatagaagcaggtacccatgtgTCATCTACTCATtagttatacccacgtgggtgattgaaagacgaactttGTTGCCGgtcgtcgtggtaatactatgaaagtttagattcCAATCACCATTTAATTTCAAAGATTAAATATgcctggaaggaggagatatgacttgcaacgattcggttgaccattttatgtgtggattaattgtcggagtagaggaccttgtgcatttcaggtaaaataacaactcaatgtttatatcccaggacaaattagctagcaacagcaagctagctaaattggacaaattagctagcaagtgcaagctaactagctaaattgccataaatgtttaatgcttctcgacctgtccccaaattaatgtctaTATTTGGACCTGCGTTTCGTGATCGTgcttggtgtagggggacaaaattaATTTAAGCACGACAGCGCatgcgcgcagccggtttgggttccgtgttagaaTCACAGTAATACAGTGGTAGCTATTTAAAATGGTCCTGCTCCAATTAAGCTACAAGACCAACTTTAAAACATTCAGGCTATCCTAACTTCAAATTATTTAAGGTTTTTATTAACTATATACATTTAGCATAAAATAACTTACCAACAGTAACTCTTGAACTGTTCAAGCTAGAGACACCAAACCAACTTTATCATGTTCGTGCTATCCTATCAATCGACCCATCACAAACTAGCATGCACACCATATGgaaattttatttatttgtaataatgacaattacaacaatactgaattaacacttattttaacttaatataaaacatcaataaaatcaatttagcctcaaataaataatgaaacatgttcaatttggtttaaataatgcaaaaacaaagttttggagaagaaagtaatatgtgccatgtaaaaaaaaaacctaacgtttaagttccttgctcagaacatgaaaacatatgaaagttggtggttccttttaacatgagacttcaatattccaaggtaagaggttttaggttgtagttaaaatagtatttataggactatttctctctataccatttgtatttcatataactttaactattggatgttcttataggcactatggtattgccagtgtaacagtatagcttccgtccctctcctcgcccctacctgggctcgaaccaggaacacatcgacaacagccacactcgaagcatcgttacccatcgctccacaaagccGGGGCCGTTGCAGCGCAGGGGGAATAACTAccccaaatctaaaagcgagtgacgtttgaaacaatattggcgcacacccagctaactagctagctatttcacattggttacaccagccattaggctgataggcttgaagtcataaacagcgatGTGCTttcgaagagctgctggcaaaacgcacaaaagtgctgttataatgaatgattacgggcgtgctgctgctcagtcagactgctctatcaaatcatagacttaattataacacagcaatacgagcctttggtcattaatatgattgaatccggaaactatcatttcgagaAAAAAACAATGTTTATTTCAATTAAATACGGAAacattctgtattttatctaacgggtggcatccctaagtctaaatattcttgttacattgcacaaccttcaatgtatgtcataattacgtaaaattctggcaaattagttcgcagtgagccaggcagcccaaactgttgcatataccctgaacgcaagagaaattacaATTTCACCTggctaatattgcctgctaaactggattagtagttattatgattgattgtttttttataagataagtttaatgatagctagcaatttaccttggcttctactgcattcgcttAACAGGaaggctactcgtggagtgcaagtttactgtgcggttgcaagattggaacccctGACCTGACATGGTGAAAATCTattgttctgcccctaaacaaggcagttaacccacagttcctaggccttcattgaaaataagaatgtgttcttaactgacttgcctagttaaattaaggtataacgttttttattttttataatcagaaatcggcgcccaaaaataccgatttccgattgttatgaacttTAAATttgccctaattaatcggccattctgattaatgtggtcgacctctagtttggggttttaggctgggtttctgtacagcactttgagatatcagctgatgtacgaagggctatataataaattcatttgatttgattactgcTGTCACTCACAACTATTTCACAACCATAAATACTTCAAGACTAGCAAGCACACCACATTTACTTCAGTAATTTTCCTTTTCTAATTTTGTGTTTGTTTATGAATGCATGGAGTCAATTATAGCTGGTTGGATTAATGTATGCCTATGGTAAAATATGGCCTAGGCTATGTAGTGTGTTTTGCCTACATTACACTTGCCTTTCTGGAGTCACCTTATGTCTTGGTTGTTCAGGTCTTAAAGTTGGGCTATTAAAATAGTTATGTGCTTTTCCAAGAGGACATTCAGAGCTCATCTTAAGATGCAGTTGATTATGGTTATAATGACACCATTATTGTGTGTTGATAAGCTAAAAGTCACTACTTTTTCAGTAATGAGAATGTGATATTGTGCACAGAGACAGAACTATAAGAATATCACTAGCAAACCATACGTTTTAAGTCTCGACCTGTGACTGTACTTGTGTAGCAACACTTTTCAGTGTGACTAACTGTGCTTACAATTTATTAAATGTATACATGACAGTGAACTTGTGGTACTTCCTGCAAAAATGTTATATTCAGATCAGCTATAGGTCTAAATCCTATTCAGATAAATTACACCTATTGTCTTATTAAGTCATTTGGATCAGTTATGGAGTCGCCTAGTTGTGGAGAAGTTGGTAAATGTCTCTCCTTTTATcagttttttttttgcattttgcaTGTTTAGTCTGGTTTTGCTTGTGTTATGTGAGACAATGTCATGAAATTATTATGCTCCCCAATATGTTTCTCTCCCATTTGTCAGTAAAGTTCTGGGATCAAGAAACTCGCAGAGCcaggggagatggaggaaggTATGACTTGTTGTTCTTATTTTTGACTTGTATACTCTGTAAAATAATTCTGCCAACAGCCTACCCCATAATACAAGTTGTTAACTGGAGAATGGTGAACTCTATCACCTGCCTTTTTAGGAGCTTGGTTGGTCTGATAATAGTTAGATACATAGCACATGTAATAATTCATATCTGATAAATGTATTATTCTGCAGTTGTATAGATTAAAAGCTCTTTTATACACCTACAGATTCCGGGCACCTCGACAAGTCTGATCAAATGACCCACGGTCAACCAGCCTCTCAACAATCCATGTCTCCAAGTCAGTCATTCCAGTGTAAACATTGTGTCCTCCTATTCAAATCAAAATATTTCCTCCTGGAACACATGAAGAAGGTGCATGGCGTTGATGTGGATCCTTCACAAAATGATGGGAGTTCTAATCCCTCAGACAGTTCCACACAACCTCACAGTAGCACTCTCTACAACAATTCAGAGGAGAGTTTCTCTTGCCGGCATTGTATGTTTACATCTTCCAGTTGGCCTGTTATTATCAAACATGAAAGAACAAATCACAAGGTTTCGGTAAAGGGTCCTGGTAAGGGCAGGACCCTGAAAACACAGAAACTGTATTTAAGGGGCAAGctgcataatgtcaaagtgcCACTGCCAGGGAATAAGAACCAACACAATGTGTCAAGACTCCAATGCAAACAAGGGGAAGTGGGGAGACTGAATTTCCCCAAATCCAAGTCTACCTCAAAAACCATAAACATTCCTAGCTCTAGTCTATTGCTGGAGAACCTGAAAACTCAAGTGGGATCCTCTGAAAATATTTCCAAATTCAAAATTGCGCATGGGTCATCTTTAAATTCCTCACAACTGAAGTTGCCCAACCTCTCAAGGCCATCACGTGCGCATGATGTGACCCTCGTGTCACATGCGCCTTTCCTTAGCTATGACCACGACGGTGGTAAAGGTGTCTCTAAAGTAACTGAAGAGAGATCTCATACAGAAAGTGAACAGAAGGGCTCTCACTGCTGCTCACTCTGCAACTTTTCTGCAACTTGGCTAGAAGATCTTTACACTCACCAGCGAAGTGAGCACAGTTACCTTTTTTACAGCATGGGGCTAAGTCTGCTGGACGGAACAGCGACAGAACAGCGGGATCCAAAATCTGAAACGTATAATGAAATGCCACTAACAGAGCCATTGGCTAATGCCACCAAGAAGAGGATGCATGATGACACTGCTTTGAGTCCTGCTAAGAAAAAGATCAAAACGAGCCCTGAAAGTACAGTCATCCAAAGCAAGCTGTCAGGGGGCACTGCTTTTACCTTTGAGGTTAgcgaggatgaagaggagggggatgcCTGGAGAACTGAACTAGATGCCTCAGGAACTGAAAAAGATGAGCACGATCAATTGGAAAATAGAGAAAGCAGggacaaacacaaaatactttatCGTTGCAAACATTGTGACTACAATCACAGGTCATCTCGCAGTTTGAGCACCCATTACCAGAGAATGCACCCATACATCAGGTATGACTTTCAGTACATCATTAATCCAGATGATTGGACTGCCACCTTCCGTTGCTTGGAGTGTCCTGTTGAGTTTGCCACCGCTGATGACCTCAAGAAGCACTATAGGGATCATCACCCAGAAGCTCCAGATGTGTTCATGATGCGATCAGATCAGCTTGATTTGGTGTACAAGTGCTTTGCCTGTCCATTCACCATTTCTAATGGCAAATACTTGAAACCCCATTACAAAAACAAACATCCAAAACTGAAAATGAGCAGTCCTTTAATGTACTGCAGTTTTACTGCCAAGCCTTCTAAAGACGAACCCTCTAAATCACATTTAGGGCAAACCTCCAGCCTAAAGAATGCAGAGGTTGTCTCTCCTGAGAGGTCTCTGACCCCATGTAAAGAAACTGTTCATATCAACTCTACACCCCCAAAAGAATGTTCTGCTTCCATGGGGGTGGATGAGGAACTGTACCACTGCAAACATTGTGCCTTCAGCAATAAGTCAGTGGTTGTTGTGCTTGCCCACTTCCAAAAAAGCCATCCGAAGGCAGGATTGACAATTGATGACATAAAACAAGAATCTCTTGCCACTTCCAGGGAAGCTAAGGACGAAACACAGTCGTCTCCTCAAAATATGGTTTTGGAACCATTCAAACTCCCAGAAGTAAAGTCCCCCAACACGTCCCCCTTTAAACCCGATGTTGCACAGGATGATGTAGAGAACGTGTTTTTCTGCCAGCATTGCAACTATGGCAACCTCACAGTGAGGGGGGTGTTGAATCACCAAAGGTCAAGACACAGTGATCTCAATGCTACTGTTGAACAGATCCATTTCCATACTGCGGAGGTTCATTGTCAAAGCAAAGTGTCACAGGGCATAGGAAAAGTCTCACATAGCACTCCCCTCCAAAAAGATTTAGCACAGGAACATGTTATAAAGCCATTCAAACTCCCAGAAGTTAAGTCTCCTAACACATCCCCTCCCATATCCAATGTTTCGCAGGCAGATGAGAGTTTGTATTTCTGCCAGTTTTGTGGCTATTGCAACCCCACAGTGAGAGGCGTTATGAATCATCAGAAGTTGAGACACAGTGCTCGTAAGTCAACTGCTGAACGGATCATTAAACATACTGCTGCGATTCGTAGCAACCACAAATTGAGAGGGGTTTTGAATCATCAGAAGTTAAGACAGAGTCATCTCAAGGTGACTGCTAATAAGGTCATCAAGCACACTGCTGAGGCTCATGTTCAAAGTGAAAAGCTTCAGTCTACTGGATTTGACTCATCAAACTCTTCTCTCAAATCCACTGTTGAGAACGAGATAGCTGACTTGTTTTTTTGCCAGTACTGCAACTATGGCAACCCCAGAGCTATAGGGGTTTTGAATCATCAGAAATTAAGACATCGTTGTCTTCAGACATCAACTAGTCAGATCCTTCAATATACATCTGAGCTTCGTAGTCAGAAAGATAAACCTCAGTCTGCTGGATTtgactcctctctcctcacatctgaTATCGGAAATGAGGCAGGTAACTTGTTTTTCTGCCAATTTTGCAACTATGGGCATCCCTCAATGAGAGGAATGTTGAATCATCAAAAGAGAAGACACAGTGAACTCCAAACAACACCTGGCGACATCTTCAGGCATACTGCTGAGGTTGGAGGGCAAACCGAAGAATCCAAAAAGTCTAAGGGAGTCAACTTGACAAAGTCTTCTCACATCTTACCTCATCCTCTTGTGACAGAAGAGGCTGTGTTATTCTGTCAGCTTTGCAACTATAGCAATCGAACCATGAGGGTGGTTGTGGAACATCAAAGGAAAAGACACCCAGATCTTAAAGCAACTGCTAAACAAATCCTTGAATATACCGCTATGATTTTGTCCCAAACTAGCAAATCTCCTAACTCCTCTTTCTTAACATCTGATGTTGTCCAAGAAGAGTTAGATAAGTTCTTCTGCCAATATTGTGACTATAACAATCCCACAGTGAGGGGGATTTTTAATCATCAAAGTAAAATGCATTGTGATCTCGAAACAAACGCTGCGCAGATCTTAAGGCATACTGTTGTCGTCCGAGAGCAAACTAAAAAATCTCAGCCAAAAGCAGTGAACTCGCCTAACTCTCCTCACCTCTTGTCTCATCCTCTTTTGAAGGACGAGGTTGAACACGTGTTTTTCTGTCAGCTTTGCAACTATAGCAATTCAACGGTGATGGGGGTTTTGAATCATAAAAGGAAAAGACACCTTGATATGAAGCCAACTGCTAAGCAAATCCTTGAATATACTGCTACTGTTTTGGGGCAAATGAGCAAATCCCACCTAGTACGAAGAAACTCGCTAAACTCATcccaagaagaagagagaaagttGTTTTACTGCCAGCATTGTGACTATGACAATCCGACAGTTAGGGGGGTTTTGAATCATCAAAAATTAAGACATAGTGATCTGAAGGGAACTGCGGATCAGGTTGTCAGATGTACTGCGATTGTTCCCGGCCCAAATAAAAAATCAACAATGCAACAGCCTAACAAGTCCTCCATGAAAGCCTCACAATCTCGCAAGCTGAAAGCTGCACTGCTCAGGTCCTTGAAGTGCCGCAAATGCTCTTATACAACTCCCCATATATATCTTTTGAAAAGACATCTGAGGAATAACCACCAAGAGAAAGCCCCGATCACTACGATTATACATTGGGCTTACCAAGATGGCCATTTACAGGAAGGTTATCACTGTGAGTGGTGTGCTTGTTCACATACTGATGCGAAGGGACTCCTCCGGCACTACCGGCAATGTCATCCAGATAAAAAAACTGGACTTGAATCCATCATCCTGAGGTTGCATGCCGGCCCTAAGACTTCTCGATCTAAAAAGACGAAGCCTAACCCAGAACACAATGAAAAACATGATCAGATTATCCTCAGGTTTGGGGATGTTCCAAAGACCACTTCACCTTTTCAGACCGGAGGAGGTGACACACAAGTCTATCCATGCAGAGCGTGTCCCTTTAAGGCTACTTCCATGGGGGGTATAAGCAGCCACTACCATGCAGTTCATCCATGGTCTGTCAAGGAAGATGGGTCTGTGTTAGATGTCATTAGTAGTAGGCAGACCCAAGAACCGGAGGTCCATGAACAGCTTGATGTTCATGAAACCTTGAGTTCAAGCGAGACATATAGGTGCCCTGTCTGTTCCGGAGAGTTCAACAACCTCCATGGTATGTTAACTCATTGTGGTAAGAAACATCCGGAATATGATACATCAACTTATGAAAGTGAACCTGAAGCGCAACCTAGTACAAGTGAGGGGACATTGGTATTCAAGTGTTCAATCTGTCCGTATGTGAACTCTCACTCTCATGGTGTTCTAACTCACTGCCAGATGAGGCATCCAGCCGTCAAA containing:
- the LOC124034476 gene encoding zinc finger protein 462-like isoform X2, which codes for MEEDSGHLDKSDQMTHGQPASQQSMSPSQSFQCKHCVLLFKSKYFLLEHMKKVHGVDVDPSQNDGSSNPSDSSTQPHSSTLYNNSEESFSCRHCMFTSSSWPVIIKHERTNHKVSVKGPGKGRTLKTQKLYLRGKLHNVKVPLPGNKNQHNVSRLQCKQGEVGRLNFPKSKSTSKTINIPSSSLLLENLKTQVGSSENISKFKIAHGSSLNSSQLKLPNLSRPSRAHDVTLVSHAPFLSYDHDGGKGVSKVTEERSHTESEQKGSHCCSLCNFSATWLEDLYTHQRSEHSYLFYSMGLSLLDGTATEQRDPKSETYNEMPLTEPLANATKKRMHDDTALSPAKKKIKTSPESTVIQSKLSGGTAFTFEVSEDEEEGDAWRTELDASGTEKDEHDQLENRESRDKHKILYRCKHCDYNHRSSRSLSTHYQRMHPYIRYDFQYIINPDDWTATFRCLECPVEFATADDLKKHYRDHHPEAPDVFMMRSDQLDLVYKCFACPFTISNGKYLKPHYKNKHPKLKMSSPLMYCSFTAKPSKDEPSKSHLGQTSSLKNAEVVSPERSLTPCKETVHINSTPPKECSASMGVDEELYHCKHCAFSNKSVVVVLAHFQKSHPKAGLTIDDIKQESLATSREAKDETQSSPQNMVLEPFKLPEVKSPNTSPFKPDVAQDDVENVFFCQHCNYGNLTVRGVLNHQRSRHSDLNATVEQIHFHTAEVHCQSKVSQGIGKVSHSTPLQKDLAQEHVIKPFKLPEVKSPNTSPPISNVSQADESLYFCQFCGYCNPTVRGVMNHQKLRHSARKSTAERIIKHTAAIRSNHKLRGVLNHQKLRQSHLKVTANKVIKHTAEAHVQSEKLQSTGFDSSNSSLKSTVENEIADLFFCQYCNYGNPRAIGVLNHQKLRHRCLQTSTSQILQYTSELRSQKDKPQSAGFDSSLLTSDIGNEAGNLFFCQFCNYGHPSMRGMLNHQKRRHSELQTTPGDIFRHTAEVGGQTEESKKSKGVNLTKSSHILPHPLVTEEAVLFCQLCNYSNRTMRVVVEHQRKRHPDLKATAKQILEYTAMILSQTSKSPNSSFLTSDVVQEELDKFFCQYCDYNNPTVRGIFNHQSKMHCDLETNAAQILRHTVVVREQTKKSQPKAVNSPNSPHLLSHPLLKDEVEHVFFCQLCNYSNSTVMGVLNHKRKRHLDMKPTAKQILEYTATVLGQMSKSHLVRRNSLNSSQEEERKLFYCQHCDYDNPTVRGVLNHQKLRHSDLKGTADQVVRCTAIVPGPNKKSTMQQPNKSSMKASQSRKLKAALLRSLKCRKCSYTTPHIYLLKRHLRNNHQEKAPITTIIHWAYQDGHLQEGYHCEWCACSHTDAKGLLRHYRQCHPDKKTGLESIILRLHAGPKTSRSKKTKPNPEHNEKHDQIILRFGDVPKTTSPFQTGGGDTQVYPCRACPFKATSMGGISSHYHAVHPWSVKEDGSVLDVISSRQTQEPEVHEQLDVHETLSSSETYRCPVCSGEFNNLHGMLTHCGKKHPEYDTSTYESEPEAQPSTSEGTLVFKCSICPYVNSHSHGVLTHCQMRHPAVKARTERLEQEIVHFTDPNECLKVRSGKRMGLAGFRCNMCPVIHAKFKKLKAHYEMDHKRSAANIFKPALKQSTAIKKQLLSKYRGSQTSIAQAAILKNGKSIIVKCHLCKYLCATKKGLACHLRINHSTVAPIEDKEFSYKCALCSYTTLICKYLAAHYRRQHGNAAFTNHFVPAFRPHRILPNSPDHKASLSQETKSPGEKISCSRCFFQCLSEKGLVSHYAICHPGVSPSKHKSSKLSPNNTVQSPPKPRSHPQQHKPVCKLFDPQCEKGKALRPVKCKKCVKLSFNSNLLLSIHYTNFHNEDFTQDFTILSKNSEDGTEFYRCGYCNLQIQGSADLCSHLDHHSEEFQKLTNGQKRKRRLSDPPPKTKPVKERLELPEVLTAEESDSHWIVTQVESVTTGMGPLVSPSPVPSTTEPGGGSVGEECNHCGQTFMSLKGLRSHERSHAATSALKRLDNVPHQQKQMFDRHIRRRPGTIRPFHCGLCRYRTTILSLLKNHLLKVHGAQDPSKNLPSSVTGSENKEHTLRAAEETQNLLEPQEGNQMSDSEESDFTEKPVYSEPPDVQRQLNHYRQVAQAKASSSLPSPQTTRTTQDGLLVCEFCIYTSTHIKSMRRHYINRHNGKRLVRCKDCSFFTGFRKKLDMHIETAHAGSPTEAPKELHCPLCLYHTKNKNSMIDHIVLHREQPVAPIEVCRPKLSRYLEGIVFRCHKCTFTSSSDKKLLLHMLKHDDIKPYKCRLCYFDCTQLSELEAHLCDKHQVVRNHELVGQVHLEELETRLSRVNGEGEQFMDCEETQGQQDEVNKDGDKEVAENTAQNSEFQDFSDNENQEGQYKQSHEKVEEHLMDCEEENQEPGEMDIEEQNIQYHEMSVLKDEACNYHKMPVFENEEGKEEMHSNHGATQENEEAVKTDCLKPECGNKPEQGSEQDEKYEENPKSGEKQDHEVEENDKENGNISSPKDASTTLKIIPVTRNEKALSCELCGRTLMNSTDLERHVMRHGL
- the LOC124034476 gene encoding zinc finger protein 462-like isoform X1, which encodes MEEDSGHLDKSDQMTHGQPASQQSMSPSQSFQCKHCVLLFKSKYFLLEHMKKVHGVDVDPSQNDGSSNPSDSSTQPHSSTLYNNSEESFSCRHCMFTSSSWPVIIKHERTNHKVSVKGPGKGRTLKTQKLYLRGKLHNVKVPLPGNKNQHNVSRLQCKQGEVGRLNFPKSKSTSKTINIPSSSLLLENLKTQVGSSENISKFKIAHGSSLNSSQLKLPNLSRPSRAHDVTLVSHAPFLSYDHDGGKGVSKVTEERSHTESEQKGSHCCSLCNFSATWLEDLYTHQRSEHSYLFYSMGLSLLDGTATEQRDPKSETYNEMPLTEPLANATKKRMHDDTALSPAKKKIKTSPESTVIQSKLSGGTAFTFEVSEDEEEGDAWRTELDASGTEKDEHDQLENRESRDKHKILYRCKHCDYNHRSSRSLSTHYQRMHPYIRYDFQYIINPDDWTATFRCLECPVEFATADDLKKHYRDHHPEAPDVFMMRSDQLDLVYKCFACPFTISNGKYLKPHYKNKHPKLKMSSPLMYCSFTAKPSKDEPSKSHLGQTSSLKNAEVVSPERSLTPCKETVHINSTPPKECSASMGVDEELYHCKHCAFSNKSVVVVLAHFQKSHPKAGLTIDDIKQESLATSREAKDETQSSPQNMVLEPFKLPEVKSPNTSPFKPDVAQDDVENVFFCQHCNYGNLTVRGVLNHQRSRHSDLNATVEQIHFHTAEVHCQSKVSQGIGKVSHSTPLQKDLAQEHVIKPFKLPEVKSPNTSPPISNVSQADESLYFCQFCGYCNPTVRGVMNHQKLRHSARKSTAERIIKHTAAIRSNHKLRGVLNHQKLRQSHLKVTANKVIKHTAEAHVQSEKLQSTGFDSSNSSLKSTVENEIADLFFCQYCNYGNPRAIGVLNHQKLRHRCLQTSTSQILQYTSELRSQKDKPQSAGFDSSLLTSDIGNEAGNLFFCQFCNYGHPSMRGMLNHQKRRHSELQTTPGDIFRHTAEVGGQTEESKKSKGVNLTKSSHILPHPLVTEEAVLFCQLCNYSNRTMRVVVEHQRKRHPDLKATAKQILEYTAMILSQTSKSPNSSFLTSDVVQEELDKFFCQYCDYNNPTVRGIFNHQSKMHCDLETNAAQILRHTVVVREQTKKSQPKAVNSPNSPHLLSHPLLKDEVEHVFFCQLCNYSNSTVMGVLNHKRKRHLDMKPTAKQILEYTATVLGQMSKSHLVRRNSLNSSQEEERKLFYCQHCDYDNPTVRGVLNHQKLRHSDLKGTADQVVRCTAIVPGPNKKSTMQQPNKSSMKASQSRKLKAALLRSLKCRKCSYTTPHIYLLKRHLRNNHQEKAPITTIIHWAYQDGHLQEGYHCEWCACSHTDAKGLLRHYRQCHPDKKTGLESIILRLHAGPKTSRSKKTKPNPEHNEKHDQIILRFGDVPKTTSPFQTGGGDTQVYPCRACPFKATSMGGISSHYHAVHPWSVKEDGSVLDVISSRQTQEPEVHEQLDVHETLSSSETYRCPVCSGEFNNLHGMLTHCGKKHPEYDTSTYESEPEAQPSTSEGTLVFKCSICPYVNSHSHGVLTHCQMRHPAVKARTERLEQEIVHFTDPNECLKVRSGKRMGLAGFRCNMCPVIHAKFKKLKAHYEMDHKRSAANIFKPALKQSTAIKKQLLSKYRGSQTSIAQAAILKNGKSIIVKCHLCKYLCATKKGLACHLRINHSTVAPIEDKEFSYKCALCSYTTLICKYLAAHYRRQHGNAAFTNHFVPAFRPHRILPNSPDHKASLSQETKSPGEKISCSRCFFQCLSEKGLVSHYAICHPGVSPSKHKSSKLSPNNTVQSPPKPRSHPQQHKPVCKLFDPQCEKGKALRPVKCKKCVKLSFNSNLLLSIHYTNFHNEDFTQDFTILSKNSEDGTEFYRCGYCNLQIQGSADLCSHLDHHSEEFQKLTNGQKRKRRLSDPPPKTKPVKQERLELPEVLTAEESDSHWIVTQVESVTTGMGPLVSPSPVPSTTEPGGGSVGEECNHCGQTFMSLKGLRSHERSHAATSALKRLDNVPHQQKQMFDRHIRRRPGTIRPFHCGLCRYRTTILSLLKNHLLKVHGAQDPSKNLPSSVTGSENKEHTLRAAEETQNLLEPQEGNQMSDSEESDFTEKPVYSEPPDVQRQLNHYRQVAQAKASSSLPSPQTTRTTQDGLLVCEFCIYTSTHIKSMRRHYINRHNGKRLVRCKDCSFFTGFRKKLDMHIETAHAGSPTEAPKELHCPLCLYHTKNKNSMIDHIVLHREQPVAPIEVCRPKLSRYLEGIVFRCHKCTFTSSSDKKLLLHMLKHDDIKPYKCRLCYFDCTQLSELEAHLCDKHQVVRNHELVGQVHLEELETRLSRVNGEGEQFMDCEETQGQQDEVNKDGDKEVAENTAQNSEFQDFSDNENQEGQYKQSHEKVEEHLMDCEEENQEPGEMDIEEQNIQYHEMSVLKDEACNYHKMPVFENEEGKEEMHSNHGATQENEEAVKTDCLKPECGNKPEQGSEQDEKYEENPKSGEKQDHEVEENDKENGNISSPKDASTTLKIIPVTRNEKALSCELCGRTLMNSTDLERHVMRHGL